In Micromonospora sp. LH3U1, one genomic interval encodes:
- a CDS encoding PP2C family protein-serine/threonine phosphatase, which translates to MVDVGEVVRWLQLNAPRGGPDELSQLVARAAPAINASEIVIYLADYTQSLLVPLLGAGLVRDELSIETTLAGRAFTNLDIQRAPDNPDRVWVPLLLGCERMGVMEVVSPAAADEAMDGPAWEVAVNVAQILVNRRLYGDVVERMRRRLPMQVAAEIVWGLLPPLTFATDDLVITAILEPCYDVGGDIFDYALNDDVLSVGLFDTCGHGIKASTLASLVVSAYRNARRCGLDLVDTAISIDRWVRSEHPNFFATGLLIELDRRTGRLSMINAGHPGAMLLRDGKAIRELPGPTALPLGLGHLTPRRPRVHVEDLHPGDRILGYTDGITDARSADGEQFGLDRLVDFVNRALNDRLPSPETMRRLVRAVVGYQDDRLEDDATALFVEWRPPHLPLAHLRNLAAARA; encoded by the coding sequence GTGGTCGACGTCGGTGAGGTGGTGCGTTGGCTGCAGCTCAACGCGCCCCGTGGCGGGCCGGACGAGCTGTCTCAGCTGGTCGCCCGTGCGGCCCCCGCCATCAACGCCAGCGAGATCGTGATCTATCTGGCCGACTACACGCAGTCCCTTCTCGTGCCACTGCTCGGCGCGGGTCTCGTCCGGGACGAGCTGTCGATCGAGACGACCCTCGCGGGCCGGGCCTTCACCAACCTCGACATCCAGCGCGCGCCCGACAACCCGGATCGGGTCTGGGTGCCCCTGCTGCTCGGGTGTGAACGGATGGGCGTAATGGAGGTCGTCTCGCCGGCAGCCGCCGACGAGGCCATGGACGGGCCAGCCTGGGAGGTGGCGGTCAACGTCGCCCAGATCCTGGTCAACCGCCGGCTCTACGGTGACGTGGTCGAGCGGATGCGGCGCCGTCTCCCGATGCAGGTCGCGGCCGAGATCGTGTGGGGCCTGCTGCCGCCGCTGACCTTCGCCACCGACGACCTGGTGATCACCGCCATCCTCGAACCGTGCTACGACGTCGGCGGCGACATCTTCGACTACGCGTTGAACGACGACGTGCTCAGCGTCGGGCTCTTCGACACCTGCGGGCACGGCATCAAGGCGAGCACCCTGGCCTCGCTGGTGGTCAGCGCGTACCGCAACGCCCGCCGGTGTGGCCTCGACCTGGTCGACACGGCGATCAGCATCGACCGGTGGGTGCGTTCCGAGCACCCGAACTTCTTCGCGACCGGGCTGCTCATCGAGTTGGACCGCCGGACCGGTCGACTGAGCATGATCAACGCGGGTCATCCCGGTGCCATGTTGCTGCGCGACGGCAAGGCCATTCGGGAGTTGCCGGGGCCGACCGCGTTGCCGCTCGGCCTGGGCCACCTGACCCCTCGGCGCCCGCGGGTGCACGTCGAGGATCTGCACCCGGGCGACCGCATCCTCGGCTATACCGACGGCATCACCGATGCGCGGAGCGCGGACGGGGAGCAGTTCGGGCTGGACCGGCTCGTCGACTTCGTCAACCGTGCTCTCAACGACCGGCTGCCCAGCCCGGAGACGATGCGTCGCCTGGTACGCGCAGTCGTCGGCTACCAGGACGACAGACTTGAGGACGACGCGACCGCCCTCTTCGTGGAGTGGCGGCCGCCGCACCTGCCGCTCGCGCATCTCCGCAACCTCGCCGCGGCCCGCGCCTGA
- a CDS encoding DUF2855 family protein — translation MADSWTFAVARDDLGQTTLVDGATPAVADGEALLRVDRVGLTANNVTYAVLGESMRYWQFFPPASRGLGPQWGLPPLWGFAEVVASTVAGVEVGQRVYGYLPPAGHLLVRPDRVDTSGFRDASPHRAELPSPYNAYRSTTGDPAYQPDQEDLLILFRPLFFTSFMLADQVVDNDFYGAEALLVSSASSKTAYAAAFELRGRGPRLVGLTSPGNLAFTRSLGCYDEVVSYDDISTLDAVPTVYLDLSGAPTTRAALRRHLGDRLVRDIAVGLTNQTPNADAAEEVFFAPVQMRKRSHDWGRDGLDQRFTEAWQRFTAVVSGWLDVQVGAGPEALQHAWLDVLAGRTPPRVGHVVQL, via the coding sequence ATGGCTGACTCATGGACCTTCGCCGTCGCGCGTGACGACCTCGGGCAGACCACGCTCGTCGATGGCGCCACGCCCGCTGTGGCTGATGGCGAGGCGCTGCTGCGCGTGGACCGCGTCGGCCTCACCGCGAACAACGTGACCTATGCGGTGCTGGGCGAGTCGATGCGCTACTGGCAGTTCTTTCCGCCGGCGAGCCGTGGGCTCGGGCCGCAGTGGGGGCTCCCGCCGCTCTGGGGCTTCGCCGAGGTGGTCGCGTCGACGGTTGCGGGGGTCGAGGTGGGGCAGCGGGTCTACGGTTACCTTCCGCCCGCGGGTCACCTGCTGGTGCGGCCGGACCGGGTGGACACGTCCGGCTTCCGCGACGCGAGCCCGCACCGGGCGGAGCTGCCATCGCCGTACAACGCGTACCGGTCGACCACCGGCGACCCGGCGTACCAGCCCGACCAGGAGGATCTGCTGATCCTGTTCCGGCCGTTGTTCTTCACCTCGTTCATGCTGGCCGACCAGGTCGTCGACAACGACTTCTACGGTGCCGAGGCGCTGCTGGTGTCGTCGGCGTCGAGCAAGACCGCGTACGCCGCCGCCTTCGAGCTGCGCGGGCGCGGACCGCGCCTGGTCGGGCTCACCTCACCCGGCAACCTGGCCTTCACCCGGTCGCTCGGCTGCTACGACGAGGTCGTCTCGTACGACGACATCAGCACCCTCGACGCGGTCCCGACCGTCTACCTCGACCTGTCCGGCGCGCCCACGACCCGTGCCGCCCTGCGTCGGCACCTCGGCGATCGGCTCGTCCGGGACATCGCGGTCGGGCTCACCAACCAGACGCCGAATGCCGACGCCGCCGAGGAGGTGTTCTTCGCGCCGGTCCAGATGCGCAAGCGCAGCCACGACTGGGGCCGCGATGGGCTCGACCAACGGTTCACCGAGGCCTGGCAACGCTTCACGGCCGTTGTGAGCGGGTGGCTCGACGTCCAGGTCGGTGCCGGGCCGGAGGCTCTCCAGCACGCGTGGCTCGACGTGCTCGCGGGTCGTACGCCGCCGCGGGTGGGTCACGTCGTCCAACTGTGA
- a CDS encoding RNA polymerase sigma factor SigF, protein MATIVGTATSTHLGQRSSDQTPDDLLAAMAATPADDPRRPALRDRAIEAWLPLARHLARRYSGRGAPDDDLAQTASVGLIKAVDNFDHSRGVDFSGYAIPTIIGEIKRYFRDRTWAVRVPRRLQELRLSISAANSALTQTIGRSPTVADIASYLDVSEETVLEGLEGARAYRATSLSTPIGVDGNRELADTIGGDDHEFDLVEIRVALGPALATLPERERQILSLRFHGNLTQAQIAERIGVSQMHVSRLITRSLATLRHHLADASIS, encoded by the coding sequence ATGGCCACCATCGTCGGAACAGCGACCAGCACCCACCTCGGCCAGCGGAGCAGCGACCAGACCCCGGACGACCTTCTGGCCGCCATGGCGGCGACCCCGGCTGACGACCCCCGCCGCCCAGCTCTGCGGGACCGCGCCATCGAGGCATGGTTGCCGCTCGCGCGGCATCTGGCACGCCGCTACTCCGGACGCGGCGCACCCGACGACGACCTGGCCCAGACCGCCTCGGTCGGGCTCATCAAGGCCGTGGACAACTTCGACCACAGCCGGGGTGTCGACTTCAGCGGGTACGCCATTCCCACCATCATCGGCGAGATCAAGCGGTACTTCCGGGACCGCACCTGGGCGGTTCGCGTGCCTCGCCGCCTCCAGGAGCTGCGACTGTCGATCAGCGCGGCGAACAGCGCCCTGACCCAGACCATCGGTCGCTCGCCGACCGTTGCCGACATCGCGTCCTACCTCGACGTGTCCGAGGAGACCGTCCTGGAAGGGCTGGAGGGTGCACGCGCCTACCGGGCCACCTCGCTGTCCACCCCGATCGGGGTCGACGGCAACCGGGAACTCGCGGACACCATCGGCGGCGACGACCACGAGTTCGACCTCGTCGAAATCCGCGTCGCCCTCGGCCCGGCCCTCGCCACGCTGCCGGAGCGCGAACGCCAGATCCTGAGCCTGCGCTTCCATGGCAACCTGACCCAGGCCCAGATCGCCGAACGGATCGGTGTCTCGCAGATGCACGTCTCCCGGCTGATCACCCGATCGTTGGCCACGCTGCGTCACCACCTCGCCGACGCCAGCATCTCCTGA